A genomic segment from Myxocyprinus asiaticus isolate MX2 ecotype Aquarium Trade chromosome 36, UBuf_Myxa_2, whole genome shotgun sequence encodes:
- the LOC127426955 gene encoding charged multivesicular body protein 6, which translates to MGNLFGKKKATRVTEQDKAVLQLKQQRDKLKQYQKKITFQMGKERQLAKQLLKDGKKEKALLLLKKKRYQDQLLDKTENQISNLERMVQDIEFAQIEMKVIEGLKVGNDCLKKMHEMLSIDDVERIMDETHDAIEYQKQIDEMLAGSLTQEDEDAVLAELEAITQGDTDLELPEVPGEELPEVPEQEPVREKERMKKKSEREMLAV; encoded by the exons ATGGGAAATCTTTTCGGGAAAAAGAAAGCAACTCGGGTGACCGAGCAAGACAAGGCTGTGCTG CAACTGAAGCAGCAGAGAGATAAACTGAAGCAGTATCAGAAGAAGATCACATTTCAGATGGGAAAAGAGCGACAACTGGCCAAACAGTTGTTGAAAGATGGAAAGAAAGA GAAAGCACTCCTACTCCTCAAAAAGAAACGCTACCAGGATCAACTGCTGGACAAAACAGAAAATCAGATAAGCAACCTCGAGCGGATG GTACAAGATATTGAATTTGCCCAAATAGAGATGAAGGTCATTGAAGGACTGAAGGTTGGTAATGACTGCCTGAAGAAAATGCATGAG ATGCTGTCCATTGACGATGTGGAAAGGATCATGGATGAAACACACGATGCCATTGAGTATCAGAAG CAAATTGATGAGATGCTGGCAGGATCTCTGACCCAGGAGGATGAGGATGCTGTGCTCGCAGAGCTGGAGGCCATTACCCAG GGAGATACTGACCTTGAACTTCCTGAGGTGCCTGGAGAAGAGCTACCAGAGGTTCCAGAGCAAGAACCAG TACGGGAGAAGGAGAGGATGAAGAAGAAGTCAGAGCGAGAGATGCTGGCGGTGTAA